A window from Melopsittacus undulatus isolate bMelUnd1 chromosome Z, bMelUnd1.mat.Z, whole genome shotgun sequence encodes these proteins:
- the ATP5F1A gene encoding ATP synthase subunit alpha, mitochondrial, whose amino-acid sequence MMLSARVAAALSRSLPRQAGLVSRNTLGAAFVATRNLHASKTCCQKTGTAEVSSILEERILGADTSAELEETGRVLSIGDGIARVYGLRNVQAEEMVEFSSGLKGMSLNLEPDNVGVVVFGNDRLIKEGDVVKRTGAIVDVPVGEELLGRVVDALGNPIDGKGSIASKTRRRVGLKAPGIIPRISVREPMQTGIKAVDSLVPIGRGQRELIIGDRQTGKTSIAIDTIINQKRFNDGTDEKKKLYCIYVAIGQKRSTVAQLVKRLTDADAMKYTIVVSATASDAAPLQYLAPYSGCSMGEYFRDNGKHALIIYDDLSKQAVAYRQMSLLLRRPPGREAYPGDVFYLHSRLLERAAKMNDSFGGGSLTALPVIETQAGDVSAYIPTNVISITDGQIFLETELFYKGIRPAINVGLSVSRVGSAAQTRAMKQVAGTMKLELAQYREVAAFAQFGSDLDAATQQLLNRGVRLTELLKQGQYVPMAIEEQVAVIYAGVRGHLDKLEPSKITKFESAFLAHVLSQHQALLSTIRTEGKISDQTEAKLKEIVTNFLATFEA is encoded by the exons ATGATGCTCTCCGCCCGTGTGGCCGCCGCCCTCTCCCGGTCCCTACCGCGGCAGGCCGGCCTG GTTTCCAGAAACACCCTGGGTGCAGCATTTGTTGCTACAAGAAATCTCCATGCCTCCAAAACATGCTGCCAGAAAACTG GTACGGCTGAGGTATCGTCTATTCTTGAGGAACGTATTCTGGGAGCTGACACCTCTGCTGAACTTGAGGAGACTGGCCGTGTGCTGTCAATTGGTGATGGTATTGCCCGTGTGTACGGCCTGAGAAATGTCCAAGCAGAAGAAATGGTTGAATTCTCTTCTGGGCTGAAG GGTATGTCCTTGAATTTGGAGCCCGACAATGTTGGTGTTGTCGTGTTTGGTAATGACAGACTGATCAAGGAAGGGGATGTAGTGAAGAGGACTGGTGCTATTGTGGATGTTCCAGTTGGGGAAGAGCTGCTGGGCCGTGTTGTAGATGCCTTGGGCAATCCAATTGATGGGAAG GGTTCCATTGCATCCAAGACACGTAGAAGAGTTGGCTTGAAAGCCCCTGGGATCATTCCCAGAATCTCTGTGCGTGAGCCTATGCAGACTGGTATTAAGGCTGTGGACAGCTTGGTGCCAATTGGTCGTGGCCAGCGTGAGCTGATCATTGGCGACAGACAGACTGG GAAAACTTCCATTGCAATTGACACAATAATTAACCAGAAACGATTTAATGATGGAACAGATGAGAAGAAGAAGCTGTACTGTATCTATGTTGCAATTGGCCAGAAGAGATCAACTGTTGCTCAGCTGGTGAAGAGGCTTACTGATGCAG ATGCAATGAAGTACACCATTGTGGTTTCTGCCACAGCATCTGATGCAGCACCCCTGCAGTATCTGGCTCCCTATTCAGGCTGCTCCATGGGGGAATACTTCAGAGACAATGGAAAACATGCATTGATCATCTATGATGACTTATCCAAACAG GCTGTTGCTTATCGTCAGATGTCTCTGCTGCTGCGTCGCCCACCTGGTCGGGAAGCCTACCCAGGTGATGTGTTCTATCTGCACTCCCGCCTGCTGGAGAGGGCAGCCAAGATGAATGATTCCTTTGGAGGTGGCTCTCTGACCGCCTTGCCTGTCATTGAGACTCAGGCTGGTGATGTGTCTGCTTACATTCCAACCAATGTCATCTCCATCACTGATGGACAG ATTTTCTTGGAAACTGAGTTGTTCTACAAAGGTATCCGTCCAGCCATCAATGTTGGTCTGTCTGTGTCCCGTGTAGGTTCAGCTGCTCAGACCAGGGCTATGAAGCAG GTGGCAGGTACCATGAAGCTGGAATTGGCTCAGTATCGTGAAGTAGCTGCTTTTGCCCAGTTCGGGTCTGATCTGGATGCTgccacacagcagctgctgaaccGTGGTGTACGTCTGACAGAGCTGCTCAAACAAGGACAATACG ttcCGATGGCCATTGAGGAACAGGTTGCAGTCATCTATGCTGGTGTCAGAGGTCACTTGGACAAGCTGGAGCCCAGCAAAATCACCAAATTTGAGAGTGCTTTCCTAGCTCATGTACTGAGCCAGCACCAGGCCCTCCTCTCCACGATCAG GACTGAAGGGAAGATCTCTGACCAGACAGAAGCGAAGTTGAAGGAAATTGTCACAAATTTTCTGGCTACTTTTGAGGCATAA
- the HAUS1 gene encoding HAUS augmin-like complex subunit 1 → MPGGGGNLEMAEADTVPIEEMMERVTTWLKKVFGNKPIPQYQMNEQAVNILFELAEYNEARVRDLSLVIEGLKELSKEYEAEAKHLKRILSEVLDLPSQKLSGKGTMYLDVVVNSAMTLETKDTSLASFICAINEKMSELYTLESENKGMELELKNLMEKLTTALNLETQLEKDLKRTQELIKVKNNRASNRPRDLEFVNAKCQELRSRIEAAETELAATGFDASLSHRSLVSLAEKLNRLQKEIVPLKKKVDKYHDLPANIPLAKVKLEAVRHELNCLDEKFSKALEELTYDI, encoded by the exons ATGCCGGGAGGTGGCGGGAATCTCGAAATGGCGGAGGCTGATACAGTTCCTATTGAGGAGATGATGGAGCGG GTTACCACATGGCTAAAAAAAGTATTTGGGAATAAGCCTATTCCACAGTACCAAATGAATGAGCAGGCAGTTAATATCTTGTTTGAGCTTGCAGAATACAACGAAGCCAGAGTCAGAGATCTTTCTTTGGTGATAGAGGGCTTGAAGGAATTGTCAAAGGAATATGAAGCAGAAG ctAAGCATCTAAAGCGCATTCTCTCAGAAGTGCTGGATCTTCCCAGTCAAAAGCTCTCTGGGAAAGGCACCATGTACCTGGATGTCGTGGTAAACAGCGCAATGACACTTGAAACGAAGGACACTTCTCTTGCCAG cttcatcTGTGCCATCAATGAAAAGATGTCTGAACTCTATACATTAGAATCGGAAAACAAAGGAATGGAACTGGAATTGAAAAATCTCATGGAAAAATTAACTACAGCACTGAATCTGGAAACTCAGTTAGAGAA ggaTCTTAAAAGGACGCAGGAACTTATCAAAGTAAAAAACAACAGAGCGAGTAACAGACCCCGGGACTTGGAGTTCGTGAACGCTAAATGCCAAGAGTTAAGGAGCAGGATTGAAGCTGCTGAG ACCGAGCTTGCTGCCACAGGGTTTGACGCGTCGCTGTCACACAGGTCACTGGTGAGCCTGGCTGAG aaactgaatagactgcagaaagaaattgtGCCCCTGAAGAAAAAAGTGGACAAGTACCATGATTTACctgct AATATTCCACTTGCAAAAGTGAAGCTTGAAGCAGTAAGACATGAACTG AATTGCTTGGATGAAAAGTTCTCCAAGGCGCTTGAAGAGTTGACCTATGACATATAA